From the Pomacea canaliculata isolate SZHN2017 linkage group LG4, ASM307304v1, whole genome shotgun sequence genome, one window contains:
- the LOC112563039 gene encoding protein FAM167B-like encodes MGGRNDNSPDCQSRQQRPLSIIQEYSDEEGGNFDGVLQTLQNVGSGPSSTGTVTCHGQTADPQTPPAKKTRKKAVAPQQHPVLSLGLPSSTGDRVSANGGCPDLPSSDDSEGHMSRLKDTATKLKLKTRRPSYLAWRAKYLDKLDDMREIKAAPCADDRLTPERKEKMDSALRWIRNELTELRRQDQSLAKQLLAIRHELSRLRLSANCEAHQDLLDDAQDRVEEVKELSRFVDFTPDVRGANHLKHIGVTKINLTSRRFSTC; translated from the exons ATGGGCGGCAGGAATGACAACTCTCCGGACTGTCAAAGTCGccagcagcgccctctgtcgaTCATCCAGGAATATTCGGACGAAGAGGGAGGTAATTTCGACGGTGTTCTACAAACCTTACAAAATGTGGGGAGTGGTCCCTCTAGCACGGGGACAGTCACCTGTCACGGACAGACTGCGGACCCGCAGACTCCACCCGCCAAGAAGACGCGGAAGAAGGCGGTGGCGCCCCAGCAGCATCCTGTCCTCAGTCTCGGCTTGCCTAGCAGCACTGGGGACAGAGTCTCGGCAAATGGCGGTTGTCCTGACCTGCCCAGTTCAGACGACAGCGAAGGACACATGTCGAGGCTCAAGGACACCGCTACAAAGCTCAAACTGAAGACGAGGCGCCCGAGTTACCTGGCCTGGCGCGCCAAGTACCTGGACAAACTCGATGACATGAGGGAGATCAAAGCCGCGCCATGTGCCGACGACCGTTTGACACCCGAACGCAAGGAGAAGATGGACAGCGCCCTCCGCTGGATCAGGAACGAGCTG ACTGAGCTTCGTCGTCAGGACCAGTCACTCGCCAAGCAGCTGCTGGCAATCCGTCACGAGTTGTCTCGCCTGCGACTCAGCGCCAACTGCGAGGCGCACCAGGACCTCCTGGacgatgcccaggaccgggtggaGGAGGTGAAGGAGCTGTCTCGTTTCGTCGACTTCACCCCTGATGTTCGGGGTGCGAATCATCTCAAGCACATCGGCGTGACGAAAATAAACTTGACATCGAGACGATTCTCCACTTGTTGA